In the genome of Misgurnus anguillicaudatus chromosome 11, ASM2758022v2, whole genome shotgun sequence, one region contains:
- the LOC129415533 gene encoding uncharacterized protein isoform X4 yields MIVMDAPSPHTNSLSGHPNRLSDRSLFLQRKCPLGGTQTAALMLCSVAEAEISSSASTPAAFSLSGLSKNGPSPEEEVVQPDEPDPDEDDEAYQSDPEAEQDRVTTVPAYMTPTTEETTTAHPPAFDSCL; encoded by the exons ATGATTGTCATGGACGCACCAAGTCCACACACTAATTCATTGTCTGGTCACCCAAACAGACTCTCAGATCGCTCATTATTCCTGCAAAGAAAAT gCCCCCTCGGTGGAACTCAGACCGCAGCTCTGATGCTGTGTTCGGTGGCAGAGGCAGAAATTTCATCGAGCGCCTCAACACCCGCTGCCTTCTCCCTCAGTGGCCTGTCAAAGAATGGACCCAGTCCAGAGGAGGAGGTCGTTCAGCCTGACGAGCCTGACCCCGATGAAGATGATGAGGCCTACCAGAGCGACCCAGAGGCAGAGCAGGACAGGGTGACAACTGTCCCGGCCTACATGACCCCTACCACGGAAGAAACTACCACTGCTCACCCTCCAGCCTTT GATTCATGCCTGTAG
- the LOC129415533 gene encoding uncharacterized protein isoform X1, giving the protein MCLRTERVRENHTFQEMWELYCQYSAQKDRPDDFGTTQRDLIQKAYSSVSRWLNTPITHITSVEMKRFRKYIYDRKTQMSSSSISDPSWLDDTHLFEVIKSEAMASTASSGAPSSLAVQSSSTAQASFAATPAKKSSTAKVPVETLQSDSPVDLEGWVRLWENPNGISPADLSWVKEDTERGLFGPIQVYRNKDGVLKRRRVLKSDRMWFYPWICI; this is encoded by the exons ATGTGTTTACGGACAGAAAGGGTTCGAGAAAACCATACTTTCCAGGAGATGTGGGAGCTCTACTGCCAGTATTCTGCACAGAAGGACAGGCCAGATGATTTTGGTACGACTCAGAGGGATTTGATACAGAAGGCATACAGCTCTGTTAGCCGGTGGCTAAATACACCTATAACCCACATCACCAGTGTGGAGATGAAAAGGTTTAGGAAATACATTTATGACAGGAAGACTCAA ATGTCAAGCTCTTCAATTAGTGATCCTTCATGGCTGGACGACACCCACTTATTTGAGGTGATAAAATCTGAGGCCATGGCTTCCACAGCATCATCGGGAGCCCCGTCATCATTGGCAGTCCAATCATCATCTACAGCCCAGGCATCATTCGCAGCTACCCCTGCAAAGAAGTCATCCACAGCCAAAGTCCCAGTAGAAACATTACAGAGTGACTCCCCA GTCGATCTGGAGGGCTGGGTGCGACTGTGGGAAAATCCTAATGGTATCTCACCAGCTGATCTTTCCTGGGTGAAGGAGGATACAGAGCGAGGACTCTTTGGCCCCATTCAGGTGTACCGTAACAAAGATGGGGTATTGAAGAGGCGGCGAGTTCTAAAATCAGACCGCATGTGGTTTTACCCAtggatatgtatataa
- the LOC141368778 gene encoding uncharacterized protein codes for MWSRWSITKHSDGGDVEGVDFVLPGAVLTSNNTVRTTGLLLDVMNAAGGSKEGEVTARDEPNSSTVFVNKEESDGGDVGVVGFVLPNAVLTHDTVQTTGCLSNVMRAGSSNQVRGEEFSPTYGGVESVSEKTKKKGAFKKAAKAIKRPFQSLWKTKVENIVLCQELDADPGIPEPKADVDCTRDKPKARISQDQPKQKGAKFPFFDWLRRGKVEPMPSPQPEAVAARPDEWDDADLGNSQSKTNVGPDKPNALAKIRQFFNHLRRNDGDLVVPSARQDADTANPVSKDDADLASPSVDIAALQEASVPAYIGLNKTNKQPKLKAVSSPDTKDDADLASTFVADAELHKASVPAYIGLNKTNKQPEPKAVSSPDTKDDADLASRSVADAELQKTSVSAYIGLKKTNKQPKLKAVSSPDIKDDADLASRSVADAELQKASVSAYIGLKKTNKQPELKAGSSPDTKDDADLASTSVTDAELQEASVPAYIGLKKTNKQPELKAGSSPDTKDDADLASTSVTDAELQKASVPAYIGLKKTNKQPELKAGSSPDTKDDADLASTSVADAELQKASVSAYIGLKKTNKQPKLKAGSSPVPKDDPDLASTSVTDAELQKASVPAYIGLKKTNKQPKLKAGSSPVPKDDPDLASTSVTDAELQ; via the exons ATGTGGTCGCGGTGGTCCATTACTAAACACAGTGATGGAGGTGATGTCGAAGGGGTGGATTTTGTCCTGCCAGGCGCTGTTTTGACATCTAACAACACCGTCCGCACGACCGGACTTCTGTTAGACGTTATGAACGCTGCCGGTGGCTCAAAAGAAGGAGAGGTGACTGCACGTGATGAGCCTAATAGCTCAACAG TGTTTGTCAATAAGGAGGAGAGTGATGGAGGAGATGTTGGAGTGGTGGGATTTGTTCTACCCAACGCTGTTTTGACACATGACACAGTCCAGACCACCGGATGTTTGTCAAATGTCATGCGTGCTGGTAGTTCAAATCAAGTAAGAGGAGAGGAGTTTTCCCCTACCTATGGTGGGGTGGAAAGCGTATCAG AAAAAACTAAGAAAAAGGGTGCTTTTAAAAAAGCGGCGAAAGCTATAAAACGCCCATTCCAGAGCCTCTGGAAAACCAAAGTCGAGAACATTGTGCTTTGCCAGGAG CTTGATGCCGATCCAGGCATTCCTGAGCCAAAGGCCGATGTTGACTGTACCAGAGATAAGCCAAAGGCTAGGATCAGTCAGGACCAACCCAAACAAAAAGGGGCAAAGTTTCCCTTCTTTGACTGGCTCCGGAGGGGCAAAGTGGAGCCTATGCCGTCTCCACAGCCTGAAGCCGTTGCAGCTCGTCCTGATGAATGGGATGATGCTGACCTCGGCAATTCTCAGTCAAAGACTAACGTTGGTCCAGACAAACCTAACGCATTGGCGAAAATTCGACAATTCTTTAACCACCTCCGGAGAAACGATGGGGACCTTGTTGTGCCTTCTGCACGGCAAGATGCCGATACGGCTAATCCTGTTTCAAAGGATGATGCCGATCTGGCCAGTCCCTCTGTAGACATTGCCGCGCTACAGGAAGCTTCAGTTCCAGCTTATATTGGGCTAAACAAAACTAACAAACAACCCAAACTAAAAGCTGTCAGCAGTCCTGATACAAAGGATGATGCTGATCTGGCCAGTACTTTTGTAGCCGATGCCGAGCTACACAAAGCTTCAGTTCCAGCTTATATTGGGCTAAACAAGACTAACAAACAACCCGAACCAAAAGCTGTCAGCAGTCCTGATACAAAGGATGATGCTGATCTGGCCAGTCGCTCTGTAGCCGATGCCGAGCTACAGAAAACTTCAGTTTCAGCTTATATTGGACTTAAGAAGACTAACAAACAACCCAAACTAAAAGCTGTCAGCAGTCCTGATATAAAGGATGATGCTGATCTAGCCAGTCGCTCTGTAGCCGATGCCGAGCTACAGAAAGCTTCAGTTTCAGCTTATATTGGACTTAAGAAGACTAACAAACAACCCGAACTAAAAGCTGGCAGCAGTCCTGATACAAAGGATGATGCTGATCTGGCAAGTACCTCTGTAACCGATGCAGAGTTACAGGAAGCTTCAGTTCCAGCTTATATCGGACTTAAGAAGACTAACAAACAACCCGAACTAAAAGCTGGCAGCAGTCCTGATACAAAGGATGATGCTGATCTGGCCAGTACCTCTGTAACCGATGCAGAGTTACAGAAAGCTTCAGTTCCAGCTTATATTGGACTTAAGAAGACTAACAAACAACCCGAACTAAAAGCTGGCAGCAGTCCTGATACAAAGGATGATGCTGATCTGGCCAGTACCTCTGTAGCCGATGCCGAGCTACAGAAAGCTTCAGTTTCAGCTTATATTGGACTTAAGAAGACTAACAAACAACCCAAACTAAAAGCTGGCAGCAGTCCTGTTCCAAAGGATGATCCCGATCTGGCCAGTACCTCTGTAACCGATGCAGAGTTACAGAAAGCTTCAGTTCCAGCTTATATCGGACTAAAGAAGACTAACAAACAACCCAAACTAAAAGCTGGCAGCAGTCCGGTTCCAAAGGATGATCCAGATCTGGCCAGTACCTCTGTAACCGATGCAGAGTTACAGTAA
- the LOC129415533 gene encoding uncharacterized protein isoform X2 yields MCLRTERVRENHTFQEMWELYCQYSAQKDRPDDFGTTQRDLIQKAYSSVSRWLNTPITHITSVEMKRFRKYIYDRKTQMSSSSISDPSWLDDTHLFEVIKSEAMASTASSGAPSSLAVQSSSTAQASFAATPAKKSSTAKVPVETLQSDSPVDLEGWVRLWENPNGISPADLSWVKEDTERGLFGPIQVYRNKDGIHHICDISS; encoded by the exons ATGTGTTTACGGACAGAAAGGGTTCGAGAAAACCATACTTTCCAGGAGATGTGGGAGCTCTACTGCCAGTATTCTGCACAGAAGGACAGGCCAGATGATTTTGGTACGACTCAGAGGGATTTGATACAGAAGGCATACAGCTCTGTTAGCCGGTGGCTAAATACACCTATAACCCACATCACCAGTGTGGAGATGAAAAGGTTTAGGAAATACATTTATGACAGGAAGACTCAA ATGTCAAGCTCTTCAATTAGTGATCCTTCATGGCTGGACGACACCCACTTATTTGAGGTGATAAAATCTGAGGCCATGGCTTCCACAGCATCATCGGGAGCCCCGTCATCATTGGCAGTCCAATCATCATCTACAGCCCAGGCATCATTCGCAGCTACCCCTGCAAAGAAGTCATCCACAGCCAAAGTCCCAGTAGAAACATTACAGAGTGACTCCCCA GTCGATCTGGAGGGCTGGGTGCGACTGTGGGAAAATCCTAATGGTATCTCACCAGCTGATCTTTCCTGGGTGAAGGAGGATACAGAGCGAGGACTCTTTGGCCCCATTCAGGTGTACCGTAACAAAGATGGG ATTCATCACATTTGTGACATTTCCAGCTGA
- the LOC129415533 gene encoding uncharacterized protein isoform X3, translating into MCLRTERVRENHTFQEMWELYCQYSAQKDRPDDFGTTQRDLIQKAYSSVSRWLNTPITHITSVEMKRFRKYIYDRKTQMSSSSISDPSWLDDTHLFEVIKSEAMASTASSGAPSSLAVQSSSTAQASFAATPAKKSSTAKVPVETLQSDSPVDLEGWVRLWENPNGISPADLSWVKEDTERGLFGPIQIHHICDISS; encoded by the exons ATGTGTTTACGGACAGAAAGGGTTCGAGAAAACCATACTTTCCAGGAGATGTGGGAGCTCTACTGCCAGTATTCTGCACAGAAGGACAGGCCAGATGATTTTGGTACGACTCAGAGGGATTTGATACAGAAGGCATACAGCTCTGTTAGCCGGTGGCTAAATACACCTATAACCCACATCACCAGTGTGGAGATGAAAAGGTTTAGGAAATACATTTATGACAGGAAGACTCAA ATGTCAAGCTCTTCAATTAGTGATCCTTCATGGCTGGACGACACCCACTTATTTGAGGTGATAAAATCTGAGGCCATGGCTTCCACAGCATCATCGGGAGCCCCGTCATCATTGGCAGTCCAATCATCATCTACAGCCCAGGCATCATTCGCAGCTACCCCTGCAAAGAAGTCATCCACAGCCAAAGTCCCAGTAGAAACATTACAGAGTGACTCCCCA GTCGATCTGGAGGGCTGGGTGCGACTGTGGGAAAATCCTAATGGTATCTCACCAGCTGATCTTTCCTGGGTGAAGGAGGATACAGAGCGAGGACTCTTTGGCCCCATTCAG ATTCATCACATTTGTGACATTTCCAGCTGA
- the LOC141349113 gene encoding serine/threonine-protein kinase pim-2-like produces the protein MLKVAKEPEPKVEENPTLRDFHSKYEANLIEGHSAKVFKGIRKADGKEVAISFVNINSHTKFLSVPGYSKPLPEEVAVMLKLREAPECPYVIQMYDWYEMDNKFILVFEYLRNCDKLWTYIRLRRKLKEDKARYLLVQLLRAVKHCLDNGVLHSSITSNGILVEKSSLHLKLCDFDYGILVGSDGYSTTYNGYKHAASPEDWNVCQLSFLLYEMLNGQEIYPPYCTTSEEFKFYNPFVSRDAFDLIHWGIGMPEDRPTIHQFLAHDWFKDEGLLDINQYEQPAVYKTFEDDWTTKEWRRKLKALKEKRRTFIKKKGL, from the exons ATGCTAAAAGTTGCTAAGGAACCTGAGCCAAAAGTTGAAGAAAATCCCACACTAAGAG ATTTCCACTCTAAATATGAGGCAAATCTCATAGAGGGGCATTCTGCCAAGGTCTTCAAAGGAATCCGTAAAGCTGATGGTAAAGAG GTCGCCATCAGTTTTGTGAACATAAACAGTCACACCAAGTTTCTTTCTGTT CCTGGATATTCCAAACCACTTCCAGAAGAAGTGGCAGTGATGCTGAAGTTAAGAGAAGCTCCTGAATGCCCCTATGTTATTCAAATGTATGACTGGTATGAGATGGACAACAAGTTCATACTGGTTTTTGAGTACCTTAGAAACTGTGACAAGTTGTGGACTTATATAAGACTCCGAAGAAAACTGAAGGAAGATAAAGCACGCTACCTATTGGTTCAATTATTAAGAGCAGTTAAACACTGTTTGGATAATGGCGTTTTACACAGTAGTATCACATCTAATGGCATCTTGGTGGAGAAAAGCAGTTTACACCTGAAGTTGTGCGACTTTGACTATGGTATTCTAGTTGGCAGTGATGGCTATTCCACAACATATAACG GATATAAGCATGCAGCCTCCCCTGAGGACTGGAATGTCTGTCAGTTGAGTTTTTTGCTGTATGAGATGCTGAATGGCCAGGAGATCTATCCCCCTTATTGTACAACATCAGAAGAATTTAAGTTTTATAATCCCTTTGTATCAAGGG ATGCCTTTGATCTCATTCATTGGGGCATAGGCATGCCAGAGGACCGACCGACAATCCATCAGTTCTTAGCACATGACTGGTTTAAGGATGAAGGGTTACTGGACATAAATCAATATGAACAACCGGCAGTCTATAAGACCTTTGAAGATGACTGGACTACTAAGGAATGGCGCAGAAAATTGAAAGCCCTCAAAGAAAAAAGACGAACATTCATAAAAAAGAAGGGGCTGTAA